Proteins from one Ficedula albicollis isolate OC2 chromosome 3, FicAlb1.5, whole genome shotgun sequence genomic window:
- the SOX7 gene encoding transcription factor SOX-7 translates to MELAEFICLDLFTNPKPTLCGDLGLSESEQRPHSSANSPPFFSCGIFGMWDIGRPWEAAGAKGSVSCISGKSWKALSLSQKRPYVEEAERLRVKHMQDYPNYKYRPRRKKQVKRIGKRVDPGFLLGSLSRDQNSVPEKRTCSRAGGDKEGPGEYQPRPGLPAVRGYREAAGSGSSASVDTYPYGLPTPPEMSPLDAIDPEQSFFSSPCPEEHHRSHFSPEYAAGSLPCGHHPLSPMPQPATCMIPPASSCPSLPPPPPPPPPSYYTPSFPSLPPASLHAHLGQLSPPPDHHGFDTLDQLSQAELLGEMDRNEFDQYLNNPGHADHHGDHQGHHQGGALASGHVPASGSSHSSDNSLISSVLADATATYYNNYSVS, encoded by the exons ATGGAGCTGGCAGAGTTCATCTGCCTGGATTTATTCACTAACCCTAAACCCACCTTGTGTGGGGACTTGGGATTAAGTGAGTCAGAGCAGAGACCCCATAGCAGCGCCAATTCCCCCCCCTTCTTCTCCTGCGGGAtttttgggatgtgggatatcGGGCGCCCTTGGGAGGCTGCGGGTGCTAAAGGGAGCGTGTCCTGCATTTCAGGGAAGTCCTGGAAGGCGCTGAGCCTGTCGCAGAAGCGTCCCTACGTGGAGGAAGCCGAGCGGCTGCGGGTGAAGCACATGCAAGATTATCCCAACTACAAGTACCGGCCCCGTCGGAAGAAGCAGGTCAAGCGCATCGGGAAGAGGGTGGATCCCGGctttctgctgggcagcctgagccGGGACCAGAACTCAGTGCCGGAAAAGCGGACCTGCAGCCGGGCCGGGGGGGACAAAGAGGGCCCGGGTGAGTACCAGCCCCGCCCGGGGCTGCCGGCCGTGCGGGGCTACCGGGAG GCTGCGGGCAGCGGCAGCAGCGCCAGCGTGGACACCTACCCCTACGGGCTGCCCACCCCGCCGGAGATGTCCCCCCTGGACGCCATAGACCCCGAGCAGAGCTTCTTCTCCTCGCCCTGCCCCGAGGAGCATCACCGCTCGCACTTCTCCCCGGAGTACGCGGCAGGCTCCTTGCCCTGCGGCCACCACCCGCTCAGCCCCATGCCGCAGCCGGCCACCTGCATGATCCCCCcggcctccagctgcccttcccttccccctcctcctcctcctcctc ctcccagctaCTACAcaccctccttcccctccctgccccctgcCAGCCTCCATGCCCACCTGGGCCAGCTCTCCCCGCCGCCCGACCACCACGGCTTCGACACCTTGGACCAGCTGAGCCAAGcggagctgctgggggagatGGACCGCAATGAGTTCGACCAATATCTCAACAACCCCGGCCACGCTGACCACCACGGCGACCACCAGGGCCACCACCAGGGCGGGGCTTTGGCCAGCGGGCACGTCCCGGCGTCCGGCAGCTCGCACAGCTCCGACAACAGCCTCATCTCCTCCGTCCTGGCCGATGCCACGGCCACCTACTACAACAACTACAGCGTGTCTTAG